The Xiphophorus maculatus strain JP 163 A chromosome 21, X_maculatus-5.0-male, whole genome shotgun sequence genome window below encodes:
- the arl5b gene encoding ADP-ribosylation factor-like protein 5B isoform X2, with protein MNEVVHTSPTIGSNVEEIVVKNTHFLMWDIGGQESLRSSWNTYYSNTEFIILVVDSTDRERLAISKEELYRMLAHEDLRKAAVLIFANKQDMKDCMSAAEISKYLTLSSIKDHPWHIQSCCALTGEGLCQGLEWMTSRAGLR; from the exons ATGAATGAGGTTGTTCATACATCGCCCACCATTGGGAGTAATGTGGAGGAAATAGTGGTGAAGAACACCCACTTCCTCATGTGGGACATAGGTGGACAGGAATCGCTGAGGTCCTCCTGGAACACCTATTACTCCAACACAGAG TTCATTATTCTGGTGGTGGACAGCACCGACAGGGAGAGACTGGCCATCTCTAAAGAGGAGCTCTACAGGATGTTGGCTCACGAG GACTTGCGGAAGGCAGCTGTGTTAATATTCGCCAACAAGCAGGACATGAAGGACTGCATGTCTGCAGCGGAGATCTCCAAATACCTCACCCTGAGCTCCATCAAAGACCATCCCTGGCACATCCAGTCCTGCTGCGCTCTGACAGGAGAGGG TTTATGTCAAGGCCTTGAATGGATGACCTCCAGAGCTGGACTCAGATAG
- the maf1 gene encoding repressor of RNA polymerase III transcription MAF1 homolog isoform X1, translating into MKLLENSSFEALSSRLCVETGESRILGRIESYSCKMAGDDKHMFKQFCQEGEPHVLEALSPPQSTSATSPSQLGKSSEDGENPLSDKVCRKTLFYLITTLNESFRPDYDFSAARAHEFSREPSLNWVVNAVNSSLFSSVGEEFNSVGPELWNAIDQEINLQSCDIYSYNPDLDSDPFGEEGSLWSFNYFFYNKKLKRIVFFTCRSVSVLSGYGRGCLDNELDMELEDEEEMDGFTEEGFPRALCV; encoded by the exons ATGAAGCTGTTGGAAAACTCCAGCTTTGAAGCCCTCAGCTCCCGGCTGTGTGTGGAAACAGGGGAGTCCCGTATCCTCGGCAG GATTGAGAGCTACTCCTGCAAGATGGCAGGAGATGATAAACACATGTTTAAGCAGTTCTGCCAGGAGGGGGAGCCACACGTCCTGGAAGCCCTTTCTCCCCCTCAGTCCACCAGCGCCACCAGCCCCTCTCA GCTGGGGAAGAGCAGCGAGGATGGTGAAAACCCTTTGAGCGACAAGGTCTGCAGGAAGACTCTGTTCTACCTCATCACCACGCTCAACGAGTCCTTCAGGCCGGACTACGACTTCAGCGCCGCCCGGGCCCACGAGTTCAGCCGAGAGCCCAGCCTCAACTGG GTGGTGAACGCAGTGAACAGCAGCTTGTTCTCATCGGTGGGAGAAGAGTTCAACTCTGTAGGACCCGAGCTGTGGAACGCCATCGACCAGGAGATCAACCTGCAGAGCTGTGACATCTACAG CTACAACCCAGACCTTGATTCTGATCCTTTTGGTGAAGAGGGGAGCCTCTGGTCCTTCAACTACttcttttacaacaaaaaactgaagagGATCGTGTTCTTCACGTGTCGCTCCGTCAG TGTTCTTAGTGGCTACGGCAGAGGTTGCCTCGACAACGAGCTGGACATGGAGTTGGAGGACGAAGAAGAGATGGACGGCTTCACCGAGGAAGG GTTCCCCAGAGCTCTGTGTGTGTAG
- the maf1 gene encoding repressor of RNA polymerase III transcription MAF1 homolog isoform X2: protein MKLLENSSFEALSSRLCVETGESRILGRIESYSCKMAGDDKHMFKQFCQEGEPHVLEALSPPQSTSATSPSQLGKSSEDGENPLSDKVCRKTLFYLITTLNESFRPDYDFSAARAHEFSREPSLNWVVNAVNSSLFSSVGEEFNSVGPELWNAIDQEINLQSCDIYSYNPDLDSDPFGEEGSLWSFNYFFYNKKLKRIVFFTCRSVRSVPCS from the exons ATGAAGCTGTTGGAAAACTCCAGCTTTGAAGCCCTCAGCTCCCGGCTGTGTGTGGAAACAGGGGAGTCCCGTATCCTCGGCAG GATTGAGAGCTACTCCTGCAAGATGGCAGGAGATGATAAACACATGTTTAAGCAGTTCTGCCAGGAGGGGGAGCCACACGTCCTGGAAGCCCTTTCTCCCCCTCAGTCCACCAGCGCCACCAGCCCCTCTCA GCTGGGGAAGAGCAGCGAGGATGGTGAAAACCCTTTGAGCGACAAGGTCTGCAGGAAGACTCTGTTCTACCTCATCACCACGCTCAACGAGTCCTTCAGGCCGGACTACGACTTCAGCGCCGCCCGGGCCCACGAGTTCAGCCGAGAGCCCAGCCTCAACTGG GTGGTGAACGCAGTGAACAGCAGCTTGTTCTCATCGGTGGGAGAAGAGTTCAACTCTGTAGGACCCGAGCTGTGGAACGCCATCGACCAGGAGATCAACCTGCAGAGCTGTGACATCTACAG CTACAACCCAGACCTTGATTCTGATCCTTTTGGTGAAGAGGGGAGCCTCTGGTCCTTCAACTACttcttttacaacaaaaaactgaagagGATCGTGTTCTTCACGTGTCGCTCCGTCAGGTCTGTGCCA TGTTCTTAG
- the zfand1 gene encoding AN1-type zinc finger protein 1 gives MAELEIGKHCQVDSCNLKDFLPFVCDSCGGVYCLEHRSREAHSCPEETVTRETKTAGGSTSYPCSFEDCKGKELLPVLCLQCEKHFCLAHRHQDDHKCEKLEVQKPRMAATKELVQKILESKDGSKSKGRRGAKNAATAAKVALMKLKLHAAGDKGLPQTERTYFQVYLPKEAKECSRPMFFSSKWSVGKVVDYAASLASLKNNNNVLTAKKLRLCHPETGQALQMDDSLLSLLAHPEAPLHNGGNVILEYVDNECTGLKDVSDYIAHS, from the exons ATGGCTGAATTAGAAATTGGTAAACACTGTCAGGTCGATTCCTGCAACCTGAAAG attttcttccatttgtgtGCGACTCTTGCGGTGGTGTTTACTg TCTTGAGCACAGGAGCAGAGAAGCCCACTCATGTCCAGAG GAAACTGTAACAAGGGAAACTAAGACCGCTGGTGGCAGCACGAGTTATCCCTGCTCGTTTGAAGACTGTAAGGGAAAAGAATTGCTGCCAGTTTTATGTCTGCAGTGTGAAAAACACTTCTGTTTGGc CCATCGTCATCAAGATGATCACAAGTGTGAGAAGTTGGAGGTCCAGAAGCCTCGAATGGCAGCCACAAAGGAGCTAGTGCAGAAGATTTTAG AGTCAAAGGATGGATCCAAAAGCAAAGGGCGCAGAGGAGCAAAGAATGCTGCCACTGCAGCAAAGGTTGCCCTTATGAAACTGAAGCTACATGCTGCAGGAGACAAGGGACTGCCACAG ACAGAAAGAACCTATTTTCAGGTTTATCTTCCAAAAGAAGCCAAAGAGTGCAGCCGGcccatgtttttctcttcaaaatggAGTGTGGGTAAAGTGGTGGATTACGCAGCCTCTTTAGCCAGCCTcaagaacaacaacaatgttCTGACAGCCAAG AAGCTGCGTCTCTGTCATCCTGAGACAGGCCAGGCTCTCCAGATGGATGACTCCCTGCTCTCTCTGCTGGCTCACCCAGAAGCTCCGCTGCATAACGGGGGAAATGTGATCCTGGAATACGTGGACAACGAATGCACAGGACTAAAGGATGTTTCTGACTATATCGCTCACAGCTGA
- the LOC102231495 gene encoding charged multivesicular body protein 4c, whose product MSKISKLFKGSSSSGSSSSSSSKSKHHRSKGGPSPQEAIHRLRETEEMLTKKQEYLEKRIEQEIATAKKHGTKNKRAALQALKRKKRLEQQLTQIDGTLSTIEFQREALENSHTNTEVLKNMGFAANAMKQVHQNMDVDKIDDLMQDITEQQDVAREISEAISGPFGEQFDEDELLAELEELEQEDLEESMKSMGGLPSVPSSKLPSSRPSRATTKKRVEDDDDMRMLESWGT is encoded by the exons ATGAGTAAAATCTCGAAGCTTTTCAAAGGCAGCTCCAGCTCGGGGTCATCGTCCAGCTCTTCCTCAAAGTCCAAACACCACCGATCGAAAGGAGGACCGAGTCCGCAGGAGGCCATCCACAGACTCCGGGAAACCGAGGAAATGCTGACGAAGAAGCAGGAATACCTGGAGAAGAGGATAGAGCAAGAAATAGCCACAGCCAAGAAGCACGGCACCAAAAACAAGAGGG CTGCGCTACAGGCTCTGAAGAGGAAGAAGCGCTTGGAGCAGCAACTGACCCAGATTGATGGCACGCTGTCCACTATTGAGTTTCAGCGGGAGGCCCTGGAGAACTCGCACACCAACACGGAGGTCCTCAAGAACATGGGCTTTGCTGCCAATGCCATGAAGCAGGTCCACCAGAACAT ggACGTCGACAAGATTGATGATCTAATGCAGGACATCACTGAGCAGCAAGATGTGGCTCGGGAAATCAGCGAGGCAATTTCCGGGCCGTTCGGCGAGCAGTTTGATgag GATGAGCTCCTTgcagagctggaggagctggagcaggAGGACCTGGAGGAGAGCATGAAGAGTATGGGAGGACTGCCCAGCGTTCCCAGCTCCAAACTGCCCTCATCACGCCCCAGTCGTGCAA